In the genome of Xanthomonas hortorum pv. pelargonii, the window GTGGCATTGGCAGTGTAGTCCGGCTGGCCGACCAGGTTGTCGAGCTTGCGCTCGCGCTGGGCCACGTTGCTGCCGCTGCCGACGCTGTAGGGCACATCCAGGCTGCCATCGAGCACCGCGAAGTTCGCACTGAAACCGACACCGCTCAGCCACGGCGCGAGCGGTGCCAGGGTGTTGACTATGCCGTTGAATTCCACCCCGCGGATGCGCGCCTTGGCGGCATTGGCCGGCGTGCTGATCAGCGCGTTGGCGTAGGTGGTGCCGTCGAAGGTGAAGCTGTCGGTGCGCGAGAGCGTAAAGATCTCGTCCTGGATGCGCTTGTCGAACACGGCCGTAGACGCGAACGCATCGAAATCGCCGGGCAGCCGCCATTCCAGCGACAGGTCCCGGTTATTGGACACGCGCGGCTTGATGTCCGGGTTGCCGATGGTGACGGTGACGCCTTGCGCATTCGGGTTGCCGGCATCGGCAGTGTTGACGAAGCCGATCGAGGTGCGCGCTGCATAGGCATCGTACGGCGGGCGACCGAGCGTGCGGCTGGCACCGGCGCGCAGGTCGAGTGCGTCGGTGAGGTGGTAAGTCATGATCGCCGAGGGCAGCAGATAGTCGTAGTCCGCATTGGTCGGATTATCGACATACACGTAGCGATTGGTGGCGGTGTCGAGCTGCCGCTGGCGGCCGACCGTGTTGAGCTTGGTGCTGTCGAAATGCAGGCCGCCCTGCACGTTGAAACGCTCGCTGCGATAGCTGACCAGGCCGTAGCTGCCGAAGGTTTTTTCGGTATGGGTGAAGTTGTCTTGATTGCTGAAAGCCTGCTGGTCGGTGCTGTTGAATGCGCTCAGCGGTGTCGCAGCCAACGCGCGATTGGCCTTGTCCGGATCGATGGTGAGCAGGTTCAGGCCGGCATAGCGCATCGGCGCCCTGCCGGTGCCTGCCACATCGGCCAGGCCGAACGCCGGCGCGCTGGTGTTGGGCTGATATTCGACCCGATAGATGTCGTAGGACGGTTTGTCGGTGGTGTACGACACGCCTGCCGCAAAGCCGATGCCCTGATCGCTTTCGCCCTGGTTGAAGCCGTAATCGAGCCGGCCGGTGAGGATGCGATCGGCCGCAGTGCGTTTATAGTCCGGGCGCCAGTACGACAGGCTGTAGTTGTCCAGGTTGTTGTAGGCCTGCGGCGATACCCCGAAGCGCTGATCGAAGCCGGAGGTGTCGTAATTGAACGCGTAGTTGGGCGTGGCATTGATGGTCACCCCACTGCCGGTCTGGCCCACCGGCACGGGCGCCGCGCGGGTGATGCCGGTGGCGTACTTGATCATGCGGATCGGCTCGTCGTAGGTCGCATCCGACCACGCACCGCGTGCAGAAAACTGCTGCCGATCGGTGGGCCGCCAGATCGTGCCCAACTGCGCCACCTTGGTGCGCGTGGTGACGATCTGGTTGGAATAGCCCACCTCGATATCGCCACCGGGATAGCTGCCGGAGGTGGCAGTCTGATTGAACACCTGGCCACGGTTGCGCGGGTCGATGAGGACCTCGTTGCGCTGCATGTTGTCCTTGAAATAGTAGTAGCCGGCCATCGCATAGGCTTCCAGCGCAGCACTGGGATGCACCTCGAACTTGCCAGTGACGCCATAACGGTCGCGCTGATTCTGCACGTACCAATACTTGTCCTGTTGCGGCACTGCCCAGCCATTGCCCAGGTTGGCACCGGTCTGCAGCACGCCGTTGTTGTCGTAGAACCCGTAGTGCACCGTGTCGGTGGTCATATGGGTTTCGGTGTAGCTGCTCAGCGTCTGGTAATTGGCCGACAGCGTGAAGCCGTATTGCTGCTCGCTACCGAAGGTGCGGCTGCCGGTGGCGTTCAAGCGATAGCCGGGGTCGTCCTGATCGCGCGGCTTGCCGACATCGTTGGCGTGGCCGAGCGCGGCTTCGGCGCTGAAGAAGGGCTTGCCGCCGTTTTCGAACGCGCTGCGCGTCTTGAGGTTGATCGCCCCGCCCGTGGCATTGGGATCCAGATCGGGCGTAAACGTCTTGACCACCTGCAACTCGCTGACCATCGACGCCGGCAACAAATCCAGACGCACGCCGCGGGTGATCGAGCCGAGCGTGCCGTTCGGCGTGCCGGGCGAGGCGATGGTCAGCCCATCGATGGTGACGTTGTTGTAAGACGGACCCAGGCCACGCAAGACCGGTGTGGCCGCTTCGTCGCGCGGGTGCTCGTTGTCGGTCGCCGGCAATACCGACAAACCGGGCACGCGGCGTAATGCTTCGACGATGGTGCTGTCTGGCAAGGCGCGCACATCGGTGGCGCTGATGACGTCGGTGATATTGGTTGCTGCGCGCTTGCTTTCCACCGCGGCGGCGTTGGCACGACGCACGCCGGTGACCTGCATGGCATCGAGGGTCTGCACACCGGTTTTGGTAGTGGGCGGTGCGTCGGCGTTGGTTACTTCGCCTTGTGCCGATGTTGCCGATGAAGGCGATGCAGCAGGATCTACGGAATCTGTAGATGCATCCGGCGACGATGGAGAACGTTGCTTTGCCGTCGCAACTTCAGCATCGGACGTGGTTGCCTCTTCAGTATTAGCCGTAGCTGTATCTCTAGGTGTAGGTGTAGGTGTAGGTGTAGGTGTAGGTGTAGGTGTAGGTGTAGGTGTAGGTGTAGGTGTAGGTGTAGGTGCAACTACACTCGCTGATGCGCTCGCAGTCGTAGCCATAGCTGCAGAAGACGTTTGAGCTGCGGCGTCGGCCGGCATCGCTGCACGCTCGTTGGCGCAGGCCTGCGAAGCTGGCGAACATGCCGCAATGGCCACGGCGAGAACGGACAAGTGCAAACGGTACGAATCGGAGCGCTGCATGGAATCCCGTAAGTCGCGCAGCAAGGACGCCGCGCCTGTAAGAAAGCACGCCACCGTAGCCAGTAAAAATGACCCTTGCGTGTCGCTTGCATCGCACTGAAAAGACACTGCGCAGTGATGTCTCCATATGCGAAGCAGCAGTTTTGCTGGCGTAGGAGCGCGCTTGCGCGCGATGAGGCTTCCCCGGTGATGCCAATCGCGCGCAAGCGCGCTCCTACGGCAGCCAGAGTGCATCCCAGAATGGATAATCGCCGACCCTTTCAACCAGTCCAGCGCGCAGCGGATTGGCGATAAGGTAGCGAGCCACGCTGCGCAGATCGTCTTCCTTGCGCAAGGCACGGTCGTGGTAGGCACGCGCCCAAACCGCCTCGCGCATCCCGCGTTGCCTGTTGACCGCACGCGTGCTGGCTGCCTTCATGCATGACACCGTTCGCGCCAGTGGCGTCACATCTCCCAACTGCACCAGCCAATGGACATGGTCCGGCATCAGTACCCAAGCAAGTAACGTGGCATCTTCCGGCAGCGCGGCGATGAATGCGCGGCACGCCGACGCGGCCAGCTGAAAATCGTCGAACACACGTCGCCGCTGGCAGGTTGTGACGGTGAGTAGATAGCAGCAATTTGCAAGCGAGCGCCGGCCGCGACGTAGCGCACGATGTCCTGGTGAAATAGAGCTGAGCATCGATACATTCTGGCCCACCCATGCAAACGCTTGCATCGGAGTCGGATGCTCGGGTCGGTGAGAAAACTCCCGAAACGTAGGAGCGCGCTTGCGCGCGATGGGGCATTACCGGGAAAGCCTCATCGCGCGCGAGCGCGCTCCTGCATTGATCTCCTACGGCTGCACCACCGTCATCGTCGCCGGCGTACTGCGCCCCACACCGCGCAGCTCCGGACGGTACATGTCCTCCACCAACGACGGCGGAACCGTGTACGTGCCCGGCGTGACTGCACGCACCAGGTAGTACACCTGCGCCTTGCTGCCCGAGGACAGCGACAGCGCGGCCACGTAGCGGTCGTCGCGGAACTCTTCGTGCTTGACGTCGGCAGCGCTGGAACGCTCGCTGATGCCGATGCCGTCCACCACCACATCGGCCCACTGCTTGGCATCGCCCAGATTGAAGTTCTCGATCTCCAGGCCGGCCGGCAACAGGTCGGTGAGCAACGCGTCCGGCATGCTGCTGTTGGCGGTGATGACCACCCGCACGATCAACGCTTCGCCCTCTTTGAGCGGACGCGGCGTCCACGGTTTGCCGTCGGTGGTGTACCAGCTGCGCTCCACGCTGAGGTTGCGCGTGTCCGGCTCCGGTGTGCTGCGCGGAATGCCGGCCACTTCCAGGCTGGCGTACATCGGTGCTTCGCCCTGCGGTGCGAACTGCACGCCGCGCGCCAATGCGGCGCTATCGAAACTACGCCCGAACAGGCGTGCCGGCGCAATTTCCTGCACCTCGCCGCCCACTGTCAGCGTGCCGGAGACCTGCTTGCCCTGCCCCACCATCAACGCCTTGCCCAAGCGCGCCAGCGCCACCTGCTCCTGCGTGCTCAGCCACAGCCACCCGGTGGCGCGACGTGCATCCAGCGCGCGGCCTAGCGCAACCGCACGGGTGTCGTACTCGGGCTTGGACAAGCCACGCTCGTGCAGCAGCGCCATCATCAACGCATCGTCGCGGATCGCACTGCCGTAATCGGCGAAGTACAGCGGACGCTCGCTGCTGTCCTTGGCGAACCCTGCCTTGATCGCCGCCTGCCCACGCTTGGTATCGCCCTGCAGCGACAACGCCGCACCCAGATGCACCAGCGACAAACCGGTCAGTGCCTTGTCGCGCTGGTTGTCGTACAGCGCGCGCAGCGTGCCCAGCGGGGCGCGGTTGACGCGTGCCAACACATACCCCGACCAGGCCTGATTGGCGAACTTCAGGCTATCGCGGCGATCCTGCCCGTAGAACTCGTTGCCACCGGACAGCAAATCTTCGCTGAGCCGATTAAGCGCTTTCTGCAGCACGTTGTCGGGCACTGCAAATCCGGCGTCCTTGGCGTCGAGCAGGAACTCGGCGATGTAAGGCGTCAGGCCCGGATTGACGTAGCCGTCGTCGCCCCACATCGAAAAATGCCCGCTGGCGATCTGCATCGAGGCCAGGCGACCGAACGCGCCTTCCATGCGCTCGCGGCGCGTGGCCGCATCCAGCCCCTTGGTGCCCAGCGCCTTGGCGGTGGCATCGTCGAGCAGCAGCGCCGCATAGCCCTTGCTGGTGGTCTGCTCGGCGCAGCCATACGGATACTCCAACGCCCCCTGCAAGGCGCTGGCGAACGGAATCGGCGGCAGCGGGCTGACCACCATGCGCGCGGTCACCGAGCCGGCCATCAGGCCATCGGCAAAGCCGCTGTCCAGGGTGATCGGCGCCAGCGGATCGAGCACGCGCGTCTGCGCACGCAACACCTGCGGCCAACCGGCACGCACCGGCAGGTCGTAGCTGCGGTCGGCCTTGAAGCCGTTGCCGTCCACACGCACGCGCACCTTGGCCACGCTATAGCCTTCGGTGGCGCTCAACGGGAAGCTCAGCGTCTGCTTGGCATCCACACCGAGCTTGACGCTGCGCGACGCCTCGGCGATGGCCAATGGGCCAACACCCTCTACGCGCACATTGAACTCGCCCGGCTTGCCGGTGAAGTTCTGCACGTCCAGCGTCACCGTGCTGCGGTCGCCCGGCGCCATCACGCGCGGCATGCTGGCCTCGGCCAGGATCGGCGCGCGCACCACGGTTTCCATCGCGTGATTGCCGAACCGCGTATCCGAATACACCAACGCCGAGACGCGCAGCGTGCCGTTGAAATCCGGCACCGGCAGTTGCACGCGCGCATTGCCCTTGGCATCGAGTTTTACCGAGCCGGAAAACAGGTCCACGGTCTGCACGCGCGCGGTCGGGCGCTTGGCTTGCGGCAAGGCTTCCAGGGCCATGTCGCCGCCGAACTTGAGCTTGCCGCTGGCGCCTTCGAAACTTTCGATCACCCGCCCATAGATATCGTAGGAATCGGTACCCAACCGGCGCTGCGCGAAGAACTGCGCGTTGGCATCGGGCACCGGGAAGCGGGTGATGTTGAGGATGCCCACGTCCACCGCAGAGATGGTCACGTGCGCAGCCTTGCCGGCCAACTCCGGCACGCTCACCGTCACCGGCAACGCCTGCTCGGGGCGCATCTGCTTAGGCGCAGCCAAGCCCACCGCCACACGCCGTGTCTTGCGATCCATCGGCACAAATGCCACACCCACCGCGCGCGCCGGGGTGATCTTGCTCGGCGCACTACCACCGCGAAATACCAGCGCGGTGACGTACACATCGTGGCGCTCCCAGCCTTCCGTCACCGGGATTTCGAAGGTGCTGCCCGGCTTGACGTCGATGTCCTGCACGTACAGCAGCTTGTCGCTTTCCACCAACAGCACGCCCTTACCGGCATGCGGCGGGGTAAGCGTGACGGTGAGCGTGTCGCCGGCGCGGTAGCCGGTCTTGTCCAGCGCCAGCTTGACCTTGTCCGGGCGCGCATCCAGACCGCGGTTTTCGTCGTTCCAGCTCCAGCCGGCACGGAACGGATAACGCGTGGTCAGGCCGGTGGCCGGGTCGAACACGTCCAGGCGGTACTCGCCCCACTCCACCGGCACATCAAGCTTGGCATTGCCGCTGCCGATGTCGAGCGTGCGCGTGTCCTTGTTCTCGAAGCGGCGGGTGAAGTCGTAATCCCAATGGTCGTCGGTGTAGTTCCAGTGGTAGTCGCGCAGCTCGCGCACCAGCGTGGCTTTCAGGCCCTTGGCCGGTTGCGGCTTGCCATCGGCATCCACGCGGGTGATTTCGAAGCGCGCATTGCCATTGGCATCGGCGCCGTCTTTGTCGTCGAACAAGGGGCGCACGCCGACCAGCGCCTTGGCCGGCCACAGCACGCGCTTGACGGTGCGGGTGACGGTGCGCCCGCCGGTTTCGTACACGCTGCCGGACACCACCGCCGCAATCGTGCTCACCGGCTTGGCTTCGGCGGGCAGCGCGATGTCTTCGCGCAATACGCCGTCGCTGCCGAACTCGGTGTCGATCACGTCCTTGGCTTCGCGCGGCAGCTCCAGCGTGGGATCGCCGAAGAACCAGCCCGGCAGGGACTCGAGCGGATGCTGTTCGACGCTGACCGCGAGCTTGGCAGTGAAGCGGTTGCCATCGGCCGGCGCGCCATACAGATAGGCGGCGTTGGCGACCAGCTTGAACGGCTGGCCGGCACTGAGGGTCTTTTGCGTGCTGTCCAGGTCCAGCTTCATGCGCTCGGGCAGGAACTCTTCCACGCGCACGGTCATGCCCTGCACGGCGTCCTTGCTGGCCGGATCGGTGCGGAATTCCACCTGCCAGCGCCCGGTCGGCGCATCCGCCGGAATCTGCTGGGTGAACTCGAAATAGCCCTGCTCGCCGGGCTGCAGTCTGGTTTCGCGGAAGGTCTTGCCGTCCGGCTGCTTGAGGCGCAGGAACACTGGCTGCGGCTTGGTCGGCTTGCCGTCGTTGTCGCGCAGGATCGCCGACACGCGCATGGTCTCGCCGGGGCGATACAGGTCGCGACCGGCCCAGGCAAATACATCGAACCACGCGCTTTGCCGCCCGGCCACCGCAAATTCGCTCAGATCCAGCGCCGGCTGGTTGAACGGCAGCACCGAGATATCGGTCTTGCTGCGCGCCGTCAGCACGTGACCGGCATCGAGCGTGTAGTTGAGCAGCGCGTTGCCGTTGCCGTCGGTGGCACCCTTGAGAAACAGCTCGCCCTTGGCATCGAGGATGCGCACTTCCACGTTCTTGATCGGCTCACCGCTCTGCAGCGAGGCGGTGTGCACGAACAGCTTGTCCTTGTACGCACGCGTGTGCAGGCCGATGTCGCTGACGGTGAAGAACGCGGTATCGAAACCATTATCGAAACTCCCGGCGCGCTTCATCACCGCGAAGTACAGGCCCGGCTCCTGCAGTTCCTTGATGTCCTGCGTGGGCAGGTAGGTCAGCACGCGCTCGTTCTGCTTGCCGCCAAGAATGAAACGATTGACGTAGACCGGGTCGGCCAGCTTGGACAGCGGTTCCTTGTCGCTGTACTCACTCTCCAGCTCCCAGCTGCCGCGACGACCGCCGCGCTGAAACTGCTGAAAGAACGCCGGCAGCGATTTCTCGCGCACGCGCAAAAATTCAACGTCCACCTCCGGTACGTTGACCGACACCACCGGCAGACCGCGGCTCTCGCGCGCCGGCAGCACGCTGCCTTGCGAAGCGAACCCGGCAACAGGCTTCAGCTCGCCGGTATAGACCTTTTGCTTGAGCGGCTTGCCCAGGCGGCTGCCATCGGCGGCCAGCAGGTTGGCGTCGATCAAGACCGTGTAGTCCTTGGCGGCTTCCACATACGGGTAGCGCAGCGTCTTGCCGTCGTCGGACAGCGACCAGCTGCTGTCGCCGGTGCCGACCTTTTCTTCGAAGCGCACCAGCGCATCGAACTCCTGGGTACCGACCAATGGCCGCGAGAATTCCAGCGCGAGCGACAGGCCGTCGCTGGTCTGGTCGGGATAGGCGCGCGCCAGCGCAAAGCCGGTAATGGCCTGCTTGTCGGCCTTGATCGCCTCGCCGCTGGCGGTGGGCAACTGGCCGCTTTCGTTGCGCTTGCACGCCACCCCGCCGATCGCCACGGTCAGCAACACCACCCACAGCAACATGCGCCGCGTGCCCGACCACTTCATCCCTGATTGCTGGCTGTCCATTCGTGCTACCCCATGACTGAGGACGCAAGTATAGCGATGCCGTTCACGTCACTGATGGCGGCGATGGCGGCGAGGCATGGACTTACCGATGGGCGGCGATCATGCGCCGCTAGGCAAGCGTTGCGATGGCACCGGCGCGCCCGACCTGCGGACGCAGTGGTTTTATTGGTCGCATCTTGTTGGATGCAGTCAAAAGTCCAAAGCAAAAAGCCTAGTCGGTCGAGGGCGCGATGCCCTCACCGCTCGCGGGACACGCCGTGAATCCGTCCATGGAGGCTCAGTGGCGGCATCCATGCCGCCACATGGTCCCGCAATCGGCGAGGACACCGCACCAGAGAGTTGACGGGTTGCTTTGTTGAAAAACATGCACACCGACCATCTCGACAGGTCCTTGCCCGCCCACCAGCGCGGGACCTTACGCGGCATGGATGCCGCGTAAGAGCCTACACGGACGTACTTGCGGCGTGTCCTGCGATGGTGGGCGGGCAAGGGCCCTGCAGCCAAGTGGAAGATCAACCGCTCTGCAACTGATCTATCCGCGCTAAGCAATCACTTCGACATGCTGAGACTTGAGTCGCAGCGCCGTTTAGATGCAGTCAGAAGCTCAGGTAAGAAACCTTGTCGGTCGAGTGTACGGTGCCCTCACCGCACAAGAGAATTCGTCGGTTGCTTTTGTTGAAGCTACGCAGACCGACCATCTCCACTGGTTCTTGCCCGCTCACCGTCGCGGGACCTTACGCGGCATGGATGCCGCGTAAGAGCCTACATGGACGTACTTGCGGCGTGTCCCGCGATGGTGGGCGGGCAAGGGCCCTGCAGCAAAGTCGCAGCTCAGCGGCCCTGCAACGGACCGGCGTGAAGTCGTTTTGTTCGCCGCTCTTAGTGCAACTGCAACAACGTACGCATGTACATGTCGATCAACGCCGCCTTGTCCGCACGCAGGCAGGCCTGCACGTTCGGTATGCCAGCGCCTTCGCGGGTGTACCCCTGCGCATCGACCTCCAGATGCAATGGCGTGGTCGGGCACAGCGCGGGGCGCAGCAGCCAGGCCACCGGCACCGCGTCGAACAAGGTAGGCGTTGCACTGGCCCAGGGCTGGTCGGTATTGCGCCACTGGTAGTACAGCTGAGTGAGCGCATCGGTAAGCGCATCGCCATGTGCAAACAAGGCGATGCGCTCGGGTTCTTCCAGCGTGATCTGGGTGGCGTCCAAGGGCAGCAACACAATCGGCACGCCTGCCGAGAACACGCGCTGCGCAGCGGCCACATCGGAGAGGATGTTGTACTCCGGTGCCGGCGCACTGGCCAGGCGATACGCCGACTTGCCATAGCCCACGCGTACCGAGCCGCCCATCGCCACCATGCGCTTGAGCTTGGCAAAGCCGGCCGGGTCGCGCTGCTGCGCCAATGCGGCGTCGGTCATCGGCCCCAACACCAGCAAGGTCACCTGACCGGGATGCTGGCGAGCCTGCTGCAGGATCATCGCCGCCGCATCCGGCAGCTTGCCTGGCAACTGTCCCTTGGCCGCCCAACGCGCCTGGCTGAAGGCAATCGTGCTGGTGGTACGCGCGCCCACCGCCAACGGAACCTCGCTCCGCCCGGCCTGCTGCAACAGGCGCTGCAACAACTGCGCACGCAAGCTGGTATCGCCCCAGGCCGATGCGATGCCCAGCACGCGCAACTGCGGGCTACGCAACAACAGCCCCAACGCAAACGCATCGTCGATGTCGTCGCCGATATCGGTGGAGACCACCAGCAACTCGGTGGATGTGGGCGTTGGCGCTGCCTGCGCTGCACTCGCCGCAGGCGTCTGCGCCCACGCCACTGTCGACGCACACCACAGCCCCACCACCCACCACGTATTTCGACATATCCGCTGCATGCATCTGCTCCTGCCGCCATAAAAAAACCGCCGGCATCATCGCCGGCGGTTCAAGAGTGCTACACCACAACGCCGATCAGAAATTGGCGCGGAATTGCGCACCGACGATGCGCGGATCGTTGATGAAGCCGGTGAGGTTGTTGAAGTCGATCGCACCGGTCACGCGGATCTGGTTGGTGCAGTTGCGGCAGAACACCGACAACTCGTACGCACCCGCGCCCCAGTTGTAGCCGATCTTGGCGCCGCCTTCGACCAGCGGCTGGCCGGTGAACTCCTTGGAGTCGTACAGGAAGAAGTTCACTTCGCTGCGGTAGGACCAGTCGGTGTAGAAGAACAGCTCGCCGTCGTTGCCCATCGGGATGCCGTAACGCAGCGTGGCATTGGCCATCCACTTGGCAGCCTGCGGCAGATCATTACCATCGATCAGCGCATTGCCGGCGGCATTGAGCGGGTCGGTCACGGTGCAGGTGCGGCACACGCCCACCGACAGGCTCGGGTCGTCGATGCGGGTCCAGTTGTAGGCGCCACCGGCGGTGACGCGCAGGTTCTGGGTGATCAGCGCTTCGACGTCGAACTCGGCGCCGCGCGCCTTGGTCTTGTCGGCGTTGAGCAGACGCACGTCGTTGGAGACGCCACCCACCGCGGTGAGCTGCTGATTCTTGACGCGGAAATCGTAGATGTCGAAGCTCAGACGTGCGCGGTTGTCGAACAGATCCGACTTGATGCCGATCTCGAACGAATCCACCGTTTCCGGCTCGGCCACCGTCAGCGGCGCGGTGCCCGAGGGCACGCCGAAGCTGGCGCCGCGGAACCCGCGTGCGGCACGTGCATACAGGTTGACGTCGTCGTTGAGGGAGAAGGTTGCCGCCAGATCGCCGGTGACCTTGGAGTTGTCGGTCTCGCCGCTGGAGGGCTCGACCAGGGTGACGCGGTCCAGCGCCAGCACGTCGAAGGTCTTCTTGTCGTAGGTGTAGCGGATGCCGGCGCGCAGGTTCAGGCGGTCGGTTGCCGCGTAGTTCAACGAGCCGAACGCCGCCCACGAAGTGTTGCGCTGGCGGGTCAGCTGATAGCTGGCCAGGTCGCCGCCGCTGAAGGTGTTGTAGGTGTAATTTTCGCCTTCCACATCGTCGTGGAAGTAGTACAGGCCGGCCTGCCAGTTGAGCGGGCCCTCGTATTGCGATTCGGCACGCAGTTCCTGGCTGTACTGGTCCAGGCTCTTGATGCCGCCGGCGGTTTCCACCGGGAACGGAATCACGCCCGGGCCGGACGGCGGTGCGAACACCGCGCCGAAGCCGCCGTCGATATCGCCACGGCTGTAGTACTTGCCGATGCCTTCGTAGGCGGTGATCGAGTGCAGCGCGATATCGCCAAGATCCCAGGTCAGATTGGCGCTGCCGCCGTAGGTCTGCAGCTCCTGGTTGTTGGCGCCGTCGATGAAGGATTTTTCTTCGTCGAAGCCGTCCACCAACTGGTTGGTGCCGGGCTGGATGATGTTGGCGCGGAACAGGCGCGCGGTGCCGTCCAGGTGACGCGCATGCGCGTTGAACAAGGCGCTGAAATCGTCGCTGGCCTGATACAGCAGCTGCAGGCGCACGGCCGAGTCGGTATAGCCTTCCAGATCGCGGCCGTCGCTGTTTTCCACCCAGTCGTCGCGGCGCTGGCCCAGCGTGGACAGACGCGCCGCCCAATGCTCGCCCATCGCGATGCTCAGGCCGCTCTCCAGCGTCATCGTGCCGTAGGTGCCGTAAGACAGGCTGGCGTAGCCGTCATTGGCGCCGATGGTCGGCTTGACCGAATTGAACTTGACCACACCGGCCGGCGTATTGCGGCCGAACAGCGTGCCCTGCGGGCCGC includes:
- a CDS encoding REP-associated tyrosine transposase, whose product is MLSSISPGHRALRRGRRSLANCCYLLTVTTCQRRRVFDDFQLAASACRAFIAALPEDATLLAWVLMPDHVHWLVQLGDVTPLARTVSCMKAASTRAVNRQRGMREAVWARAYHDRALRKEDDLRSVARYLIANPLRAGLVERVGDYPFWDALWLP
- a CDS encoding TonB-dependent receptor, translating into MQVTGVRRANAAAVESKRAATNITDVISATDVRALPDSTIVEALRRVPGLSVLPATDNEHPRDEAATPVLRGLGPSYNNVTIDGLTIASPGTPNGTLGSITRGVRLDLLPASMVSELQVVKTFTPDLDPNATGGAINLKTRSAFENGGKPFFSAEAALGHANDVGKPRDQDDPGYRLNATGSRTFGSEQQYGFTLSANYQTLSSYTETHMTTDTVHYGFYDNNGVLQTGANLGNGWAVPQQDKYWYVQNQRDRYGVTGKFEVHPSAALEAYAMAGYYYFKDNMQRNEVLIDPRNRGQVFNQTATSGSYPGGDIEVGYSNQIVTTRTKVAQLGTIWRPTDRQQFSARGAWSDATYDEPIRMIKYATGITRAAPVPVGQTGSGVTINATPNYAFNYDTSGFDQRFGVSPQAYNNLDNYSLSYWRPDYKRTAADRILTGRLDYGFNQGESDQGIGFAAGVSYTTDKPSYDIYRVEYQPNTSAPAFGLADVAGTGRAPMRYAGLNLLTIDPDKANRALAATPLSAFNSTDQQAFSNQDNFTHTEKTFGSYGLVSYRSERFNVQGGLHFDSTKLNTVGRQRQLDTATNRYVYVDNPTNADYDYLLPSAIMTYHLTDALDLRAGASRTLGRPPYDAYAARTSIGFVNTADAGNPNAQGVTVTIGNPDIKPRVSNNRDLSLEWRLPGDFDAFASTAVFDKRIQDEIFTLSRTDSFTFDGTTYANALISTPANAAKARIRGVEFNGIVNTLAPLAPWLSGVGFSANFAVLDGSLDVPYSVGSGSNVAQRERKLDNLVGQPDYTANATLFYNTGGLELRAAYNRQGKALRAIVSNIDWQDLYWSPRSQLDFTATYAISKQLSLIGQVSNLTHSRITSVTGPGQNLLKDSYSVPTTYWFGLRFTPTF
- a CDS encoding alpha-2-macroglobulin family protein; the protein is MKWSGTRRMLLWVVLLTVAIGGVACKRNESGQLPTASGEAIKADKQAITGFALARAYPDQTSDGLSLALEFSRPLVGTQEFDALVRFEEKVGTGDSSWSLSDDGKTLRYPYVEAAKDYTVLIDANLLAADGSRLGKPLKQKVYTGELKPVAGFASQGSVLPARESRGLPVVSVNVPEVDVEFLRVREKSLPAFFQQFQRGGRRGSWELESEYSDKEPLSKLADPVYVNRFILGGKQNERVLTYLPTQDIKELQEPGLYFAVMKRAGSFDNGFDTAFFTVSDIGLHTRAYKDKLFVHTASLQSGEPIKNVEVRILDAKGELFLKGATDGNGNALLNYTLDAGHVLTARSKTDISVLPFNQPALDLSEFAVAGRQSAWFDVFAWAGRDLYRPGETMRVSAILRDNDGKPTKPQPVFLRLKQPDGKTFRETRLQPGEQGYFEFTQQIPADAPTGRWQVEFRTDPASKDAVQGMTVRVEEFLPERMKLDLDSTQKTLSAGQPFKLVANAAYLYGAPADGNRFTAKLAVSVEQHPLESLPGWFFGDPTLELPREAKDVIDTEFGSDGVLREDIALPAEAKPVSTIAAVVSGSVYETGGRTVTRTVKRVLWPAKALVGVRPLFDDKDGADANGNARFEITRVDADGKPQPAKGLKATLVRELRDYHWNYTDDHWDYDFTRRFENKDTRTLDIGSGNAKLDVPVEWGEYRLDVFDPATGLTTRYPFRAGWSWNDENRGLDARPDKVKLALDKTGYRAGDTLTVTLTPPHAGKGVLLVESDKLLYVQDIDVKPGSTFEIPVTEGWERHDVYVTALVFRGGSAPSKITPARAVGVAFVPMDRKTRRVAVGLAAPKQMRPEQALPVTVSVPELAGKAAHVTISAVDVGILNITRFPVPDANAQFFAQRRLGTDSYDIYGRVIESFEGASGKLKFGGDMALEALPQAKRPTARVQTVDLFSGSVKLDAKGNARVQLPVPDFNGTLRVSALVYSDTRFGNHAMETVVRAPILAEASMPRVMAPGDRSTVTLDVQNFTGKPGEFNVRVEGVGPLAIAEASRSVKLGVDAKQTLSFPLSATEGYSVAKVRVRVDGNGFKADRSYDLPVRAGWPQVLRAQTRVLDPLAPITLDSGFADGLMAGSVTARMVVSPLPPIPFASALQGALEYPYGCAEQTTSKGYAALLLDDATAKALGTKGLDAATRRERMEGAFGRLASMQIASGHFSMWGDDGYVNPGLTPYIAEFLLDAKDAGFAVPDNVLQKALNRLSEDLLSGGNEFYGQDRRDSLKFANQAWSGYVLARVNRAPLGTLRALYDNQRDKALTGLSLVHLGAALSLQGDTKRGQAAIKAGFAKDSSERPLYFADYGSAIRDDALMMALLHERGLSKPEYDTRAVALGRALDARRATGWLWLSTQEQVALARLGKALMVGQGKQVSGTLTVGGEVQEIAPARLFGRSFDSAALARGVQFAPQGEAPMYASLEVAGIPRSTPEPDTRNLSVERSWYTTDGKPWTPRPLKEGEALIVRVVITANSSMPDALLTDLLPAGLEIENFNLGDAKQWADVVVDGIGISERSSAADVKHEEFRDDRYVAALSLSSGSKAQVYYLVRAVTPGTYTVPPSLVEDMYRPELRGVGRSTPATMTVVQP
- a CDS encoding nucleoside hydrolase, producing the protein MVGLWCASTVAWAQTPAASAAQAAPTPTSTELLVVSTDIGDDIDDAFALGLLLRSPQLRVLGIASAWGDTSLRAQLLQRLLQQAGRSEVPLAVGARTTSTIAFSQARWAAKGQLPGKLPDAAAMILQQARQHPGQVTLLVLGPMTDAALAQQRDPAGFAKLKRMVAMGGSVRVGYGKSAYRLASAPAPEYNILSDVAAAQRVFSAGVPIVLLPLDATQITLEEPERIALFAHGDALTDALTQLYYQWRNTDQPWASATPTLFDAVPVAWLLRPALCPTTPLHLEVDAQGYTREGAGIPNVQACLRADKAALIDMYMRTLLQLH